A genomic region of Nostoc sp. UHCC 0702 contains the following coding sequences:
- a CDS encoding DHH family phosphoesterase yields the protein MLDKSISEVSKPRRRLPNQRWQIYPQKTEFAEILANLTNISPIVSQLLINRGMETPEQAQAFLDPESLVLPSPLEEFPDLALSVELLQNAIASQDKIAICGDYDADGMTSTALLLRSLRTLGAKVDYAIPSRMHEGYGINKRIVEEFKSEGVGLILTVDNGISAFEPIARARELGLKIIVTDHHDIPQKLPPANAILNPKLIAESSPYRGVAGVGVAYILAVSLAQQLGETKGLIQPMLALFTLGTIADLAPLTGVNRRWVKRGLKHLPKSNLAGVQALIQVAGVQAREEGGGEQGSRGAGEMGSRGAGEMGSRGDGEQGSNPKSKIQNPKSLKPEDIGFRLGPRINAIGRIGNPQTVIELLTTDDMGVALERAMQCELTNASRQQMCEQIELEAIAYVETEFITTLQQDRVLVVVQPNWHHGVIGIVASRLLERYGVPVFIGTYEDEKQIRGSARGIPEFHVFAALESCQDLLGKFGGHKAAGGFSLPAENLPALRSRLCEFANQCLEPQHLKPLLKIDAEANFDQINQQLYQQLNTLHPCGIDNPDPVFWTANVQVVEQQIVGKGHIKLTLSQIINEQQYKIKAIAWRWRDYFPLPPRVDVAYKLRENYFNGETTIELELLGVRLPNSDSKESIDPKQLPQSHLFYASPSKPLRTNFKYNQRQYTCGIYQNDCLPELRIKNPEGKVLVMHPGRTIGLLGTHRQDAVEVDVSQPQYDSIIQAALQALSVLSQEL from the coding sequence GTGCTGGACAAATCTATATCTGAAGTCTCCAAACCTCGTAGGCGCTTACCAAATCAACGCTGGCAAATTTACCCACAAAAAACAGAATTTGCCGAAATTTTGGCAAATTTAACAAATATTTCACCCATTGTCAGCCAGTTGTTGATTAATCGGGGTATGGAAACACCAGAACAAGCACAAGCATTTTTAGATCCAGAGTCTTTGGTTTTACCTTCACCGTTGGAGGAATTCCCAGATTTGGCGCTGAGTGTGGAGTTGTTGCAAAATGCGATCGCTTCCCAAGATAAAATTGCGATTTGCGGTGACTACGATGCTGATGGGATGACTAGCACTGCTCTGTTATTGCGTAGTTTGCGGACTTTAGGTGCTAAGGTGGATTATGCTATCCCCAGTCGGATGCACGAAGGTTATGGGATTAACAAACGCATTGTTGAAGAATTCAAGAGCGAAGGTGTGGGACTGATTTTAACTGTAGACAATGGCATTTCAGCATTTGAACCAATTGCTAGAGCTAGAGAACTGGGACTAAAAATAATTGTCACCGATCACCACGACATTCCCCAAAAATTACCCCCAGCTAACGCCATCCTCAACCCCAAACTGATAGCAGAATCTTCACCATATCGCGGTGTTGCTGGTGTTGGTGTTGCTTATATCCTGGCGGTGTCTTTGGCACAACAACTAGGGGAGACTAAAGGCTTGATCCAGCCAATGCTAGCACTGTTTACACTCGGAACGATCGCAGATTTAGCTCCTTTAACAGGTGTCAACCGCCGCTGGGTGAAACGCGGTTTAAAGCATTTACCCAAATCTAATTTAGCTGGCGTGCAGGCCTTAATTCAAGTTGCTGGCGTGCAGGCTAGGGAAGAGGGAGGAGGGGAGCAGGGGAGCAGGGGAGCAGGGGAGATGGGGAGCAGGGGAGCAGGGGAGATGGGGAGCAGGGGAGATGGGGAGCAGGGGAGTAATCCAAAATCTAAAATCCAAAATCCAAAATCGCTGAAGCCTGAGGATATCGGGTTTCGTCTGGGGCCGCGCATTAATGCTATTGGTCGGATTGGTAATCCCCAAACTGTGATTGAATTGCTAACTACGGATGATATGGGTGTTGCACTGGAGAGAGCAATGCAGTGTGAACTCACTAATGCTAGTCGTCAGCAAATGTGTGAGCAAATTGAACTTGAAGCGATCGCTTATGTAGAAACTGAATTTATTACCACTTTACAGCAAGACCGGGTATTAGTTGTTGTCCAACCGAATTGGCATCACGGTGTTATTGGTATTGTCGCCTCCCGCTTGCTGGAACGCTACGGTGTGCCGGTGTTTATTGGCACTTATGAGGATGAAAAACAGATTCGCGGTTCAGCACGGGGAATTCCTGAGTTTCACGTGTTTGCAGCTTTAGAATCTTGTCAGGACTTGCTCGGTAAATTCGGTGGACACAAAGCTGCGGGAGGATTTTCTTTACCAGCAGAGAATTTACCAGCTTTGCGATCGCGTTTGTGTGAATTTGCTAATCAGTGTCTAGAACCCCAACACCTCAAGCCGCTACTGAAAATTGATGCTGAAGCTAATTTTGATCAAATCAATCAGCAACTGTACCAGCAGCTAAATACTCTCCACCCCTGCGGTATCGACAACCCCGATCCGGTATTTTGGACAGCTAATGTGCAAGTTGTTGAACAACAAATTGTAGGGAAGGGACACATCAAGCTGACACTTAGCCAAATTATCAATGAGCAACAGTATAAAATTAAAGCGATCGCCTGGCGTTGGCGCGACTACTTCCCCCTACCGCCGCGAGTGGATGTCGCTTACAAGCTGCGAGAAAATTACTTTAACGGTGAAACCACCATTGAGCTAGAGTTACTAGGTGTCAGACTCCCAAATAGTGATTCAAAAGAGTCCATCGACCCAAAACAGCTGCCTCAGTCTCACCTATTTTATGCCTCGCCATCTAAACCCTTAAGAACCAACTTTAAATACAATCAACGCCAGTATACTTGTGGCATCTATCAAAACGATTGTTTACCAGAACTGAGAATTAAAAATCCTGAAGGCAAAGTCTTAGTCATGCACCCAGGACGTACAATCGGTTTACTTGGTACTCATCGTCAAGACGCTGTAGAGGTTGATGTCTCCCAACCGCAATATGACAGCATTATCCAAGCTGCACTTCAAGCGTTATCAGTCCTAAGTCAGGAGTTGTGA
- a CDS encoding photosystem II reaction center protein Ycf12 → MSLALFEFLNVFSSINWEVIFQLLSVALIVLAGPAVIFVLAFRNGNL, encoded by the coding sequence ATGTCATTAGCGTTGTTTGAATTTCTGAACGTTTTTAGTAGCATCAACTGGGAAGTAATTTTCCAACTATTGTCTGTGGCACTAATTGTCCTTGCTGGCCCAGCAGTAATCTTTGTACTGGCATTTCGCAACGGCAACCTGTAA
- a CDS encoding YkgJ family cysteine cluster protein, whose translation MANWQCVKQCGACCHLDPAERPDLDEYLSPAELEQYLSMVGEGGWCINFDHTSRECRIYPDRPRFCRVESKTFQDMYGIEPEELNEFAIDCCRQQIEGVYGDRSLEILRFNQAVGL comes from the coding sequence ATGGCAAACTGGCAATGTGTCAAGCAATGTGGAGCCTGCTGTCATCTTGACCCCGCAGAACGTCCAGATTTGGATGAATATCTCTCACCAGCAGAATTAGAACAGTACCTCAGCATGGTAGGCGAAGGCGGATGGTGCATTAATTTCGACCATACCAGCAGAGAATGCCGCATCTATCCAGATCGTCCGCGTTTTTGCCGTGTGGAATCAAAGACATTTCAGGATATGTACGGCATTGAGCCTGAAGAACTCAACGAGTTTGCCATTGACTGTTGTCGCCAGCAGATAGAAGGAGTGTATGGCGATCGCAGTTTAGAAATCCTCCGCTTCAACCAAGCTGTTGGTCTATGA
- a CDS encoding TMEM165/GDT1 family protein, which produces MKLDSAPVSLSGTSETEYQPELKDSTESNLTTAIIEPLQPVVADSQKKQESPAVIFGTTFITIFLAEIGDKTQLSTLLMSAQSHSPWVVFCGSAVALVTTSLLGVLLGSWIASRLSPKTVEKSAGIMLLLISIMLFWDVVNSQ; this is translated from the coding sequence GTGAAACTTGACTCTGCACCCGTGAGCCTTTCTGGCACATCTGAGACTGAATACCAGCCAGAACTAAAAGACAGCACCGAATCTAACTTAACTACTGCAATCATCGAGCCACTCCAGCCTGTAGTGGCTGATAGTCAAAAAAAGCAGGAATCACCAGCGGTAATTTTTGGTACTACCTTCATCACTATATTTCTTGCAGAGATTGGAGATAAAACTCAGTTATCCACCCTATTAATGAGCGCACAATCTCATTCGCCGTGGGTAGTGTTTTGTGGTTCTGCGGTTGCATTAGTAACCACAAGCTTATTAGGCGTGCTTTTAGGTAGTTGGATAGCCAGCCGACTCAGCCCAAAAACCGTAGAAAAGTCAGCAGGGATAATGTTGCTGCTAATTTCCATAATGCTGTTTTGGGATGTAGTTAATAGTCAATAG
- a CDS encoding TMEM165/GDT1 family protein translates to MDWHLLGLSFITVFLSELGDKSQLAAIALSGRCESPRVVFFGTAGALLLTSLLGALAGGAVSEFLPTRILKAIAAVGFAILAARLLLFNNQASPDSEEG, encoded by the coding sequence ATGGACTGGCATCTTTTAGGACTAAGCTTTATTACGGTTTTTTTGTCAGAATTGGGTGATAAAAGTCAACTAGCCGCGATCGCGCTTTCAGGTCGTTGTGAATCTCCACGCGTAGTATTTTTCGGCACAGCAGGCGCTCTTTTGCTCACCAGCCTTTTGGGAGCATTAGCAGGAGGAGCCGTGTCAGAATTCTTACCTACACGCATATTGAAAGCGATCGCGGCTGTAGGATTTGCCATCCTCGCCGCACGCTTGCTGTTGTTCAACAATCAAGCATCGCCTGATTCTGAAGAAGGGTGA
- a CDS encoding DUF2808 domain-containing protein, which produces MRLLILLGTAIATIGMMEGYAFQPSYAIQLQDGTVYFAQPPRLVGAATTYNDVYVWGATYYFTVSLPDNAGEPLQKITINQREGVDYIRFHLKDSFAFEGSRSHKGQRLGLKDATSVRKTQTLSLTFDPPVSPGKTITIALKSVRNPTVAGVYLFGVTAFPAGEKSHGQFLGFGRLQFYRHGFPFRYGW; this is translated from the coding sequence ATGCGGCTCTTGATTTTATTAGGCACTGCGATCGCAACCATAGGGATGATGGAAGGATATGCTTTCCAGCCGAGTTACGCAATTCAGTTGCAAGATGGCACAGTGTATTTTGCCCAACCGCCGCGGCTTGTTGGCGCAGCAACTACCTACAACGATGTTTATGTCTGGGGTGCGACATATTATTTTACGGTAAGCCTACCAGACAATGCAGGCGAACCATTGCAAAAGATAACAATTAACCAGCGTGAGGGAGTAGACTACATTCGCTTTCACCTGAAAGACAGTTTCGCTTTTGAAGGTAGCCGTTCCCACAAAGGGCAGAGGCTAGGATTGAAAGATGCCACAAGCGTTCGTAAAACACAAACCCTATCGCTAACATTTGATCCACCAGTATCGCCTGGTAAAACCATCACAATTGCTCTAAAGTCTGTACGAAATCCAACGGTTGCAGGAGTTTATTTATTTGGAGTTACAGCCTTTCCAGCAGGTGAAAAATCTCACGGTCAATTCCTAGGTTTTGGAAGGCTGCAATTCTACCGTCACGGTTTTCCCTTTCGTTATGGGTGGTGA
- a CDS encoding GAF domain-containing protein yields MSVHKRNFGETADLIIGDHNQENHHLQPNSAPVGALARRKGTISTFLAPLTQDTFKQVVTEVEQKLHIVHQTLSMLDSQGFETILQEMLHSITLKTGELLGADRTTIFLLDEEKQELWSIVAEGEGDRSLEIRVPADKGIAGEVATFQRVINIPFDFYNDSRSVFAQQQEKRTGYRTYTMLALPLLNEQGRLVAVVQLLNKLNSLNNPEAPLSERIDTIGFTGADEQLFQEFAPSICLILESSRSFYVATQKQRAVAALMKAIKSLSQSSLDLEDTLKRVMEEAKELMNADRSTLWLIDRDKHELWTKITQDDGSTKELRVPIGKGFAGIVAASGKKLNIPFDLYDHPDSETAKLLDQQNGYRTCSLLCMPVYNADQELIGVTQLVNKKKSGDFPHYDPANWPKAPDCFCASFDRNDEEFMEAFNIQAGVALHNAQLFATVKQQEQMQRDILRSLSNGVISTDKSGLIIAANESAKRLLGLEPEDRLEGKLISDAIAIKEGNFSKWCQDALCGNNSKRRQQYYPDRTLLSTGTEQHSINLSINSIADVSDPQQVRGALVVMEDISDEKRLKSTMYRYMTQELAEELLKLDDAKLGGDRKEVSILFSDIRGYTTLTENLEAEEVVSMLNDYFESMVEAVFKHKGTLDKYIGDAIMAVFGSPLALEEHAWMAVQTSIEMRHRLLEFNQRRHAANKPRINIGIGINSDIVISGNIGSSKRMEFTAIGDGVNLGSRLESISKQYGCDIIISQNTFQPCQENIWARELDYIRVKGRNEPVSIYELVGLRSEPISSEKMQVIEHYHKGREYYLKRDFNLARREFAKVLAADNQDKAAMLHLLRCQHWMQSPPTDFDWDDGVWTFNEK; encoded by the coding sequence ATGTCAGTGCATAAACGTAATTTTGGCGAGACTGCTGATTTAATTATTGGTGATCACAACCAAGAAAATCACCACTTACAACCGAATTCTGCTCCTGTGGGCGCTCTTGCCAGAAGAAAGGGAACTATTTCTACGTTTCTTGCTCCCCTGACTCAGGATACGTTTAAACAGGTTGTCACGGAAGTTGAGCAAAAATTACACATTGTTCATCAAACTCTGTCAATGCTGGATTCTCAAGGATTTGAGACAATACTGCAAGAGATGTTGCACTCAATTACCTTGAAAACTGGAGAATTATTAGGAGCAGACAGGACAACTATATTTTTATTAGATGAAGAAAAACAAGAACTTTGGTCAATTGTAGCTGAGGGAGAAGGCGATCGCTCTCTAGAAATTCGTGTTCCCGCCGATAAAGGCATTGCTGGTGAAGTCGCCACTTTCCAACGAGTGATCAATATTCCTTTTGATTTTTATAACGATTCGCGTTCAGTATTTGCTCAGCAACAAGAAAAAAGAACTGGCTACCGCACCTACACAATGCTAGCTTTGCCGCTACTCAATGAACAAGGACGATTAGTAGCGGTGGTGCAATTACTCAATAAATTAAATTCCTTAAATAATCCAGAGGCTCCACTTTCAGAGCGCATTGATACTATCGGCTTTACCGGGGCTGATGAACAATTATTTCAAGAATTTGCTCCTTCAATTTGCTTGATTTTAGAGTCGTCTCGCTCCTTTTATGTGGCGACTCAAAAACAAAGGGCGGTAGCGGCGCTAATGAAGGCGATTAAATCTTTAAGTCAAAGCAGTCTTGACTTGGAAGATACCTTAAAGCGGGTGATGGAAGAAGCCAAAGAACTGATGAATGCCGATCGCAGTACCCTCTGGCTGATAGACCGTGATAAACATGAACTATGGACGAAAATCACCCAAGACGATGGTTCTACCAAAGAGTTACGAGTACCCATCGGTAAAGGTTTTGCTGGTATCGTTGCTGCATCTGGCAAAAAGCTGAATATTCCCTTTGATTTATATGACCATCCTGACTCAGAAACAGCCAAACTACTTGACCAGCAAAATGGCTATCGCACTTGTAGCTTACTTTGTATGCCAGTGTATAACGCTGATCAAGAATTGATTGGTGTTACCCAACTAGTAAATAAAAAAAAGTCAGGAGATTTTCCTCATTATGACCCGGCTAATTGGCCGAAAGCTCCTGATTGCTTCTGCGCTAGTTTTGACCGCAATGATGAAGAGTTCATGGAAGCTTTTAATATCCAAGCGGGGGTCGCATTGCACAATGCACAGTTGTTTGCCACTGTCAAGCAGCAAGAACAAATGCAGCGGGATATTTTGCGTAGTCTTTCCAATGGTGTGATTTCCACTGATAAATCTGGGTTAATTATCGCTGCCAATGAAAGCGCCAAACGCTTGTTAGGGCTGGAGCCAGAAGACCGTTTAGAAGGTAAATTGATTAGTGACGCGATCGCCATTAAAGAAGGCAACTTTAGCAAATGGTGTCAGGATGCTTTATGTGGTAATAACTCCAAACGCCGCCAGCAATATTATCCCGACCGTACACTCCTCAGTACTGGCACAGAACAACATAGTATTAATTTATCCATCAACTCCATTGCTGATGTCAGCGATCCCCAGCAAGTCCGGGGGGCGCTGGTTGTCATGGAAGATATCAGTGATGAGAAGCGCCTCAAGAGTACGATGTACCGCTACATGACCCAGGAATTAGCAGAAGAATTATTAAAATTAGATGACGCTAAACTAGGAGGCGATCGTAAAGAGGTTTCAATTTTATTTTCTGATATTCGAGGCTACACCACTTTGACAGAAAACTTGGAAGCTGAGGAAGTGGTAAGTATGCTGAATGATTATTTTGAATCGATGGTAGAGGCAGTTTTTAAACATAAAGGCACACTTGATAAATACATCGGTGATGCCATTATGGCTGTGTTTGGTTCCCCTCTAGCATTGGAAGAACATGCTTGGATGGCAGTACAAACATCTATAGAAATGCGCCATCGCTTGCTTGAATTTAATCAACGTCGTCATGCAGCTAATAAACCCAGAATTAACATTGGCATTGGCATTAATTCCGATATCGTCATTAGTGGCAATATTGGCTCTAGTAAGCGGATGGAATTTACCGCCATTGGCGATGGTGTTAATCTTGGTTCCCGACTGGAAAGTATCAGTAAACAATACGGTTGTGACATTATTATCAGTCAAAACACTTTTCAACCTTGTCAAGAGAATATTTGGGCTAGGGAACTAGATTATATTCGCGTCAAAGGTAGAAACGAGCCAGTATCTATATATGAATTGGTAGGTTTGCGTTCTGAGCCGATTAGTAGCGAAAAAATGCAAGTGATTGAACATTATCACAAAGGTCGTGAGTATTACCTCAAACGCGATTTTAACCTTGCCAGACGTGAGTTTGCCAAAGTGTTGGCAGCTGACAATCAAGACAAAGCTGCAATGTTGCATCTTCTACGTTGTCAGCATTGGATGCAATCACCTCCAACAGATTTTGATTGGGATGATGGTGTTTGGACATTCAATGAAAAGTGA
- a CDS encoding filamentous hemagglutinin N-terminal domain-containing protein: MTVVLAFGNNLFPIISPFTNSAFAQSAITPDNTLGSESSQVINNYLDNSTEALTGGATRGNNLFHSFQEFNVSQGRSALFLIPTSNIQNILVRVTGSNRSEILGRLRTPADSSANLFLINPNGIFFGPNARLSVNGSFVASTASGIKFDNDIVFSATAPQTVPLLTVNVPLGLQLSETPGEISVQGGFLRVQAGKTLALVGGNVNLDRGYLQAEHGQIALGGILGVGTIGLNLESNNQVLSFPNDVALADVSLSNQARVNANGSGGGYIQIQGKHITLNDGSIVAADTTGSENGRGISIQTEQLTIEDGSQVRASTRQGATGSGGDLVVKATGSVRVSGTDEDDNPSALFTETYGQGAAGNLSIETKQLIVENGGNIAASARENSQGFGGNLEVTADVIRLTGSGVAGFPSGLFAQTYGSNDAGSLTINTRQLIIQDGAQIVAGTQPSSQGNGGKLTVNASEFVELSGIAPNGQDSSGLFARSQGSGDAGSVYINTGKLIVRDQAQVTVSALGGGNAGNLEITAREILLDTKGQLFATTTSGDGGNINLQLENLLLLRNNSQIFTSASGGGNAGNITITIPDGSIVAVPEEDSDISADAEAGNGGKVNIDAFRVFGIQPREKRTELSDITASSESGPQGNIKITTSDLEPRAELINLLPNQPVEPKVSQVCQAGIAQKKNSFTITGRGGLPANPTETLNTDAVLTDWITLDKVGETSSGVIRERNSTHLSQTSIVEATGWVINAKGEVVLTANAPTGTIHNSWQKSTDCSLPQ; the protein is encoded by the coding sequence ATGACTGTGGTATTAGCTTTTGGAAATAACTTATTTCCTATCATTTCTCCTTTTACAAATTCTGCTTTTGCTCAGAGTGCCATCACTCCTGATAACACTCTAGGATCTGAAAGCTCTCAGGTTATAAATAACTACCTTGATAATTCCACTGAGGCACTGACGGGTGGGGCAACTCGTGGCAACAATCTGTTCCACAGTTTTCAGGAATTCAACGTTAGTCAAGGACGATCAGCCCTTTTTTTGATTCCCACTAGTAATATTCAAAATATTCTAGTCAGAGTAACTGGTAGTAACCGCTCTGAGATTTTGGGCAGGCTTCGGACTCCTGCTGATTCTAGTGCTAATTTATTTTTGATTAATCCCAACGGAATCTTCTTTGGGCCGAATGCTAGATTAAGTGTGAATGGTTCTTTTGTGGCTAGTACAGCAAGCGGCATCAAGTTTGACAATGACATCGTTTTTAGTGCAACTGCTCCCCAAACAGTACCCCTACTCACAGTAAATGTTCCACTTGGGTTGCAACTTAGTGAGACTCCTGGAGAGATTAGTGTACAGGGGGGGTTTTTAAGAGTACAAGCAGGTAAAACCTTGGCGTTGGTGGGCGGTAACGTGAACTTGGATAGGGGATATTTGCAAGCAGAACATGGTCAGATCGCTTTGGGAGGGATACTAGGAGTAGGAACAATCGGATTAAACCTTGAAAGTAACAACCAGGTCTTAAGCTTTCCTAATGACGTAGCACTGGCAGATGTATCACTCAGCAATCAAGCTAGAGTCAACGCCAATGGCTCTGGTGGCGGTTATATCCAGATCCAAGGTAAGCACATCACGTTAAATGATGGTTCGATAGTTGCAGCAGACACTACAGGAAGTGAAAACGGTCGGGGAATCTCTATCCAGACAGAGCAGTTAACTATTGAAGATGGATCGCAGGTGAGAGCTTCTACTCGTCAAGGTGCGACGGGTTCCGGGGGAGATTTAGTGGTGAAGGCAACTGGCTCTGTACGAGTGAGTGGAACTGATGAAGACGATAATCCCAGTGCTTTGTTTACTGAGACTTATGGTCAAGGTGCAGCGGGCAACTTGTCCATCGAAACAAAACAGTTAATTGTTGAAAATGGGGGAAATATAGCAGCATCCGCTAGGGAGAATAGCCAAGGTTTTGGGGGAAATTTAGAAGTAACCGCTGATGTAATTAGATTGACTGGCTCAGGGGTTGCTGGATTTCCTAGCGGCTTATTTGCTCAAACTTATGGTAGTAACGATGCCGGTTCATTGACGATTAACACAAGGCAGTTGATTATCCAGGATGGAGCGCAGATAGTAGCGGGAACTCAACCAAGTAGTCAAGGTAATGGCGGGAAACTGACTGTAAACGCTTCCGAGTTTGTCGAATTGAGCGGAATAGCACCAAATGGTCAGGACAGCAGTGGCTTGTTTGCGCGGAGTCAAGGTAGCGGTGATGCTGGTTCGGTGTACATCAACACAGGAAAGTTAATTGTGCGGGATCAGGCTCAAGTAACTGTAAGTGCTTTGGGAGGAGGAAATGCAGGCAATTTGGAAATTACAGCTCGTGAAATCCTTCTAGATACTAAAGGACAACTGTTCGCTACAACCACATCAGGTGATGGTGGCAATATTAATTTGCAATTAGAGAACTTGTTGCTGTTACGCAATAATAGTCAAATTTTCACTAGTGCTAGTGGTGGTGGAAATGCCGGCAATATTACCATCACCATTCCTGATGGCTCGATAGTTGCTGTCCCAGAGGAAGATAGCGACATCAGTGCGGATGCTGAGGCTGGCAATGGTGGCAAAGTCAACATTGATGCTTTTCGTGTATTCGGCATACAACCTCGTGAAAAACGGACTGAGTTAAGTGATATCACCGCTAGTTCTGAATCTGGGCCACAAGGCAACATCAAAATCACAACCTCCGATCTCGAACCTAGGGCAGAATTAATCAATTTATTACCAAACCAACCTGTTGAGCCTAAAGTATCCCAAGTCTGTCAAGCGGGTATAGCACAAAAGAAAAATAGTTTTACCATCACTGGCCGTGGTGGCTTACCAGCCAATCCCACCGAAACCCTCAACACTGATGCTGTTCTAACAGATTGGATTACTCTCGACAAAGTTGGAGAAACTTCCTCTGGTGTAATTAGGGAAAGAAATTCTACTCATCTTAGCCAGACAAGCATTGTAGAAGCTACAGGGTGGGTGATCAATGCTAAAGGAGAAGTTGTACTCACTGCTAATGCACCTACTGGCACAATACATAATTCCTGGCAAAAGTCAACTGATTGTAGTTTGCCTCAATAG
- a CDS encoding tryptophan-rich sensory protein: MPQYTSGKNWDFLRQFVTLFAIIGAFVVNVLSNISPLNGLTIGEISNTLFNNVLIIPANYAFVIWGLIYLGLFAFGIYQFLPNQKHDLDLRKTGYLLVIACVAQSVWVYLFLSRLFVFSVIAMLLILLPLIAIYLQLGIAQRQVPRFKKWCVHFPISIYLGWISVATIVNVACALYFQKWNGWGISAEIWTVIMFLAAFSIAAMISIQRQDIAYTGVIVWALVAIAIKHWNNSLLRNVALILAIVLVAIATAIKLRNRDD; the protein is encoded by the coding sequence ATGCCGCAGTATACATCTGGCAAAAACTGGGATTTTCTGCGCCAGTTTGTTACCTTGTTTGCAATTATCGGCGCTTTCGTTGTCAATGTGCTGTCAAATATTTCTCCGCTCAATGGACTCACCATAGGAGAAATTTCCAACACTTTGTTCAATAATGTTCTGATTATCCCTGCTAACTATGCCTTTGTGATTTGGGGACTGATTTACCTGGGATTATTTGCCTTTGGAATCTACCAGTTTCTGCCTAACCAGAAACATGATTTAGATTTACGCAAAACAGGTTATCTGTTGGTAATTGCCTGTGTTGCTCAAAGTGTCTGGGTGTATCTCTTCCTCTCCAGACTTTTTGTCTTTTCTGTAATTGCAATGCTCTTAATTTTACTGCCTCTGATTGCTATTTATCTGCAATTAGGGATTGCACAAAGGCAGGTTCCTCGTTTCAAGAAGTGGTGTGTTCACTTTCCCATAAGTATCTATCTGGGCTGGATTAGCGTTGCAACTATTGTCAATGTAGCGTGTGCCTTATATTTTCAGAAGTGGAATGGATGGGGAATCTCTGCTGAGATTTGGACTGTCATTATGTTTTTGGCGGCTTTTTCAATTGCAGCAATGATTAGCATTCAACGTCAAGATATAGCTTACACAGGAGTAATAGTTTGGGCACTGGTTGCGATCGCAATTAAGCACTGGAACAATTCTTTACTTAGGAATGTAGCATTAATTTTGGCAATTGTGCTTGTTGCGATCGCCACAGCTATAAAATTACGTAATCGAGATGATTGA